In Streptomyces sp. HUAS ZL42, the DNA window GACCAGCGTGTGGAGCTCGTCGATGAACAGGATGATGTCGCCACGGGTGCGGATCTCCTTGAGCACCTTCTTCAGGCGCTCCTCGAAGTCACCGCGGTAGCGGGAGCCGGCGACCAGGGCGCCGAGGTCCAGGGTGTAGAGGTGCTTGTCCTTGAGGGTCTCGGGCACCTCGCCCTTGACGATGGCCTGCGCGAGGCCCTCGACGACGGCGGTCTTGCCGACGCCGGGCTCACCGATCAGCACCGGGTTGTTCTTGGTACGGCGGGACAGCACCTGCATGACCCGCTCGATCTCCTTCTCGCGCCCGATGACCGGGTCGAGCTTGGACTCACGAGCGGCCTGAGTGAGGTTCCGGCCGAACTGGTCGAGGACCAGGGACGTCGAGGGCGTGCCCTCGGCAGGCCCGCCGGCGGCGGCGGTCTCCTTGCCCTGGTAACCGGAGAGCAGCTGGATCACCTGCTGCCGCACCCGGTTGAGATCTGCGCCCAGCTTGACGAGGACCTGGGCGGCGACGCCCTCGCCCTCGCGGATCAGGCCGAGCAGGATGTGCTCCGTGCCGATGTAGTTGTGGCCCAGCTGGAGGGCCTCGCGGAGCGAAAGCTCCAGGACCTTCTTGGCACGGGGGGTGAAGGGGATGTGCCCGGACGGGGCCTGCTGGCCCTGGCCGATGATCTCCTCCACCTGCTGGCGGACCGCCTCGAGCGAAATCCCGAGGCTCTCAAGGGCCTTGGCGGCGACACCCTCACCCTCGTGGATCAGGCCCAGGAGGATGTGCTCGGTGCCGATGTAGTTGTGGTTGAGCATCCGGGCTTCTTCCTGAGCCAGGACGACAACCCGCCGCGCGCGGTCGGTGAACCTCTCGAACATCGTTAATCGCTCCTCAGAGCGGTCAGGCAGTGGGGGGAACTTCCCCTCCCTGTCCTTCCGCAGCTTAGTCCCGCAAGCGGGGACCGCTCATTCCAACTGCCGACACCGGACCGAGAACCAACACTGCCTCCTGACCCCGAACGCCGACATATGCTCCAACCCGATGGTGCGAGACGATGTTCCCGCAGGCCAGGTGGTTACCCTCACCACCACTACGCCGATGGCGAACGTGAGACGCCCTTCCCTGCGTGTCGCCCCCTCCCACTAGGGATGTCTTACCCGCTGGGACTGACACTCCATGCGGCGCGCACCGGTTCCCTCCGCTACGGGCGAACAACCTTGCGCCTCCCGGCACCCCTGCGCGCCCCCGATTCGGCACTCTGTGCAGTCATGGGTCCACCCAGCGTAACCCGCACGCGCTTCCGGCGGTTGCGACTGGCATGGCCGGCCCAGTCCTCCCGATCATCACGCTCCCCCTGCCCCGCCGTCCGCTCGAGGTGAGCGATCAGGTCCGGCGGTGGTACGAGAACGAACTGGGCTGGGCGACAGTGCCCGCGAGCCCCGGGGATCCCGGAATGCGGATTCGGCTTCGCGTGGGCGTGCGCTTCGACGTGCTGGATGTGCCGGCCGAGGCCGGACTCGTGGGGCTGCGGCGCCTGGGGCCGGACTCTCCGGTGGCCCTGCGGGGGGAGCGGATGCGGCTGCTGGTGGCCGCGGGCAGCGCGGACGAGATGCCGGGACTCCTGGACTGGCTGGAGTGGGGGTCGCTGCCGCTGGACATGGTGGCCGTGGGAGCAGGCGGGACGATGGAAGCGCCGCTGCCTCCCGGTGCCGTGCCTCCTGGCGCGCCCGTGTCTCCCGGCCCCGGGACGGCCGGAACGCGGCCGCTGCCACCGGACCCCGTCACAGACCCCGTCACACCTCTGCAGGGGGCCGCCGTGTGGCTGCGGCCCCCCGTGCCCGGGTGCGAGGTCGAGGCCTCGCTGCCGACGCTGTCGGCCATGGGGGGCGACGGGAGCGCCCCCGATCTCGTACGACTCGTGGACACGATGGCAACGCAGTGCCATCGGATCCGGCTGCGGCGCGGGTGCGCCCAGCCGTCGGCCTTCTCCTAGGCCTCACGCCCCGATCAGGCGTTGGCCTTCTCATAAGCCTCGCGAATGGACGCGGGAACACGGCCGCGGTCGTTGACCTCGTATCCGTTCTCCTTCGCCCATGCGCGGATCTGCGCGGTGTCCTGGCTGCCGCCGGAAGTGGCGGCACGCGCCTTTCCACGCCCACCCGAAGCACGGCCTCCGGTTCGACGACCGCCCTTCACATAGGGCTCGAGAAGGCTGCGCAGCTTGTCCGCATTGCCAGTCGTGAGATCGATCTCGTACGTCTTGCCGTCCAGCGCGAACGTCACGGTCTCGTCTGCCTCGCCGCCGTCGAGGTCGTCGACAAGAAGGACCTGAACCTTCTGTGCCACCGGATTTCCTTTCATCGATAACGTGAGGACCGGGGGGTCTGCGGCGTCCGCCGTTTCGCCGCCCCCTGTTATATGCAGTACTGCAGTACGTCGGAAAGCAAACCGCTTTTGCTGGAAAAACACAAACCCCCGGCAGAGACCGGCAGCCCTCCCCGGTCCGGAAACGTGCGCGTTTCGGACATAGGGTCTTGTCGATCACAGATGCAGAAGCATCCGGCTGTTGCCCAGGGTGTTCGGTTTCACTCGTTCGAGACCGAGGAACTCGGCGACGCCCTCGTCATAGGAACGCAGCAACTCCGCGTAGACATCGGTGTCGACAGGCGTCTCTCCGATCTCCACGAAGCCGTGCTTGCCGAAGAAGTCCACTTCGAAGGTCAGACAGAAAACGCGGCGAACGCCGAGCCAGCGCGCGGTGTGCAGCAACTTCTCCAGCAACTGATGACCGACGCCGGCGCCCTTCAGACCGGGCTTCACGGCGAGAGTGCGCACTTCCGCGAGGTCTTCCCACATGACGTGCAGTGCGCCGCAGCCGACCACCTCGGCGTTGTCGTCGCGTTCCGCCACCCAGAACTCCTGGATGGCCTCGTAAAGCGCCACCGTCGCTTTGTCGAGCAGGATGCCCTCGCGGACGTACGCGTCAAGGAGTCGGCGCACGGCGGGAACATCGCTGGTCCGGGCCCGCCGGACGGTGATGGCTTTAGCCGTGACTTCGGGGCTCTCGGCGGAGGGGCTCTCTGCGGACATGAGCGGACGCTATCGCCCGCCGGCCTCCTGCGCCGAGCCGGGGTTGTCGCTTGCGGTATCGGAGCCGGTATCCCGCGGCGCTTCCGTCGTTTCCGGTCCTTGCACGATGCGTACGGCGTCCCGCAGCGCCTGT includes these proteins:
- a CDS encoding SCO3374 family protein, producing the protein MAGPVLPIITLPLPRRPLEVSDQVRRWYENELGWATVPASPGDPGMRIRLRVGVRFDVLDVPAEAGLVGLRRLGPDSPVALRGERMRLLVAAGSADEMPGLLDWLEWGSLPLDMVAVGAGGTMEAPLPPGAVPPGAPVSPGPGTAGTRPLPPDPVTDPVTPLQGAAVWLRPPVPGCEVEASLPTLSAMGGDGSAPDLVRLVDTMATQCHRIRLRRGCAQPSAFS
- a CDS encoding Lsr2 family protein, with protein sequence MAQKVQVLLVDDLDGGEADETVTFALDGKTYEIDLTTGNADKLRSLLEPYVKGGRRTGGRASGGRGKARAATSGGSQDTAQIRAWAKENGYEVNDRGRVPASIREAYEKANA
- a CDS encoding amino-acid N-acetyltransferase, which encodes MSAESPSAESPEVTAKAITVRRARTSDVPAVRRLLDAYVREGILLDKATVALYEAIQEFWVAERDDNAEVVGCGALHVMWEDLAEVRTLAVKPGLKGAGVGHQLLEKLLHTARWLGVRRVFCLTFEVDFFGKHGFVEIGETPVDTDVYAELLRSYDEGVAEFLGLERVKPNTLGNSRMLLHL